A window of the Tunturibacter empetritectus genome harbors these coding sequences:
- a CDS encoding SOS response-associated peptidase → MCGRYYSQGDKQRIAEAFKVGKMPPGYHLPADYNIAPSTYQPVIRPDRETRERELVPMRWGLVPAKVADPKAFKIYTTSNARAESILDKPIWRGPFLHTRCLIPIDGFYEWLQRPGLPQPPAIEPGEHGLFPGAPPPRMKTPKPKSASKPVYKFEMKGHTPFAMGGLYSQWRPRPGDMQEPLDTFSIVTTEANEMMTAIHDRMPVILHERDYDRWLNDYDESRPPIDLLRPFESEGMSMTPANQLVGNVKNNGPEMLNSA, encoded by the coding sequence ATGTGCGGCCGTTACTACAGCCAAGGCGACAAACAGCGTATTGCGGAAGCTTTCAAGGTGGGCAAGATGCCGCCCGGCTATCATTTGCCTGCGGATTACAATATCGCTCCCAGCACCTACCAGCCAGTCATCCGTCCGGACCGGGAAACGAGGGAAAGGGAACTGGTGCCGATGAGATGGGGATTGGTTCCCGCCAAAGTCGCCGACCCGAAAGCATTTAAGATTTACACCACCTCCAACGCCCGCGCCGAATCGATACTTGATAAGCCTATCTGGAGAGGGCCTTTCCTCCACACACGTTGCCTGATACCGATCGACGGTTTTTATGAATGGCTGCAACGCCCCGGTCTCCCTCAGCCTCCTGCTATAGAGCCCGGCGAACACGGCCTGTTTCCAGGAGCGCCACCACCACGGATGAAGACGCCAAAACCCAAGTCGGCCTCGAAGCCTGTTTATAAATTCGAGATGAAGGGCCATACGCCATTTGCAATGGGTGGCCTGTATTCACAATGGCGACCACGTCCGGGTGATATGCAGGAGCCGCTGGATACATTTTCCATCGTCACGACGGAAGCGAATGAGATGATGACGGCGATCCATGACCGGATGCCGGTAATCCTCCACGAGCGCGACTATGACCGCTGGCTAAACGACTATGATGAATCGCGGCCGCCCATTGATCTACTGCGGCCTTTCGAGTCGGAAGGCATGAGTATGACTCCAGCAAATCAGCTGGTAGGCAACGTTAAAAATAATGGGCCAGAGATGCTCAATAGTGCTTAG